Proteins co-encoded in one Amia ocellicauda isolate fAmiCal2 chromosome 11, fAmiCal2.hap1, whole genome shotgun sequence genomic window:
- the LOC136763600 gene encoding discoidin, CUB and LCCL domain-containing protein 1: MFATPGHALDPVDLLCGFVFILCIETLGIYGQEGEGCGRTVFAAQSGTLASRNFPGTYPNGTQCVWRLRAPGGRTLRLVFGDFDLEYSRDCSAGSLTITPAGGAPSLGPLCGPISMIEKKLALNTSEVTLHFLTGTHRSGRGFLLSYATDQHPDLISCMQRGIHLTTPQLRAFCPAGCKDVTGDIWGQPGQGYRDTSVLCKAAIHAGVVSEELGGPIAVSREKSLTLYESSFANGILSKTGSLSEKKLVFSRECQDELPVLRFNASSYWEEMDGLGRHVLWSPDNKPAHGLPPAWAPASSSGDHWLELELQEKSTVTGIITKGSADRNDFFVKAYTVLFSKDGKNWKVYKSAGSKEEKVFEGNSESMHEVQNSLIPPVLARYLLLRPREYNKRAALRLRVLGCPPLRPRVTVAHTPPKVATTVTSPQEHSTTGGPVIKKTPDSGSGQSVLTMVGVAIALTLCVGALLVGVCWRRRKHAAEMKCSLVKGAQNSAGKTQGCYHGTLPCPESELISYPLEMGAGEELAEAVLNDYAEPDLVAGVGQKLGSTFRPAADEGYTIPLILNHYDVPGKIHEYAEPLPPEPEYATPFSELPQAPHDGGVKKNIFVIRVMPPAQSTKLAPGDPPQEPQYDFPAQRGYNSYCTPQVSANGPRKASVVYAEPQPGSPAPGARLTHPYHEPL; encoded by the exons ATGTTCGCGACACCCGGCCACGCTCTGGATCCTGTCGACCTCTTGTGTGGATTCGTCTTCATTTTATGTATAGAAACTTTGGGAATTTACGGACAAGAGG GAGAAGGCTGTGGGCGCACTGTGTTTGCGGCTCAGAGCGGCACCCTGGCCTCGCGGAACTTCCCAGGCACGTACCCCAACGGGACGCAGTGTGTGTGGCGTCTGCGGGCGCCTGGTGGGAGGACTCTGCGCCTGGTGTTCGGGGACTTCGACCTGGAATACTCCCGCGACTGCAGCGCCGGCTCTCTAACCATCACCCCCGCCGGTGGGGCGCCCAGCTTGG GTCCGCTCTGTGGGCCAATATCGATGATCGAGAAGAAGTTGGCGCTGAACACCAGTGAGGTGACGCTGCACTTCCTCACCGGCACTCACCGCTCTGGCCGCGGCTTCCTCCTGTCCTATGCCACCGACCAGCATCCAG ATCTCATTTCCTGTATGCAGCGAGGCATCCATCTCACCACTCCACAGCTCAG GGCTTTCTGCCCCGCGGGCTGCAAGGACGTGACGGGAGACATCTGGGGCCAGCCTGGCCAGGGCTACAGAGAC acCTCAGTGCTGTGCAAGGCGGCCATTCACGCAGGAGTGGTCTCGGAGGAGCTGGGGGGGCCCATTGCCGTGAGCCGGGAGAAGAGCCTCACGCTGTACGAGTCCAGCTTCGCCAACGGGATCCTCTCCAAAAC GGGCTCCCTCTCTGAGAAGAAGCTGGTTTTCAGCCGCG agTGTCAGGATGAGCTTCCTGTGTTGCGCTTCAACGCTTCCTCCTACTGGGAGGAAATGGACGGCCTGGGCCGACACGTGCTCTGGTCCCCTGACAATAAACCAGCCCATGGACTGCCCCCCGCCTGGGCTCCGGCTAGCAGCTCTGGTGACCACtggctggagctggagctgcagGAGAAGAGCACTGTCACCG GCATCATCACGAAGGGCTCTGCAGACCGCAATGACTTCTTTGTGAAGGCCTACACCGTCCTCTTCAGCAAGGATGGCAAGAACTGGAAGGTGTACAAGAGCGCGGGCAGCAAGGAGGAGAAG GTGTTTGAAGGGAACTCAGAAAGCATGCATGAGGTGCAGAACAGCCTGATCCCCCCCGTGCTGGCGCGATACCTGCTCCTGCGGCCCCGGGAATACAACAAACGGGCGGCTCTTCGTCTCCGGGTCTTGGGCTGCCCGCCCCTCCGCCCCCGCGTCACAGTCG CCCATACCCCCCCGAAGGTGGCCACCACAGTGACGTCACCACAGGAACACAGCACCACCGGGGGCCCAGTGATCAAAAAGACTCCAGACTCAG GGTCCGGTCAGTCAGTGCTGACGATGGTAGGGGTGGCCATCGCTCTGACGCTGTGTGTGGGGGCCCTGCTGGTGGGCGTCTGCTGGAGGAGAAG GAAACATGCGGCTGAAATGAAGTGCTCCTTGGTGAAAG GTGCCCAGAACTCAGCTGGGAAGACGCAGGGCTGCTACCATGGCACCCTGCCTTGCCCAGAGTCGGAGCTCATATCCTACCCCCTGGAGATGGGCGCCGGCGAGGAGCTGGCAGAGGCCGTGCTGAACG ATTATGCCGAGCCGGACCTCGTGGCCGGGGTGGGACAGAAGCTGGGCTCCACGTTCAGGCCTGCGGCGGACGAGGGCTACACCATCCCGCTCATCCTGAACCACTACGACGTCCCGGGGAAGATCCACGAGTACGCCGAGCCCCTGCCCCCGGAGCCCGAGTACGCCACCCCCTTCAGCGAGCTGCCGCAGGCCCCGCACGACGGGGGTGTCAAGAAGAACATCTTTGTGATCCGAGTGATGCCCCCTGCCCAGAGCACCAAACTCGCCCCCGGTGACCCGCCCCAGGAGCCCCAGTACGATTTCCCAGCACAGAGAGGATACAACAGTTACTGCACCCCCCAGGTCTCTGCCAATGGGCCACGCAAAGCCAGCGTGGTGTACGCCGAACCCCAGCCAGGGAGCCCGGCGCCCGGCGCCCGCCTCACACACCCATACCACGAGCCATTGTGA